Proteins from a single region of Primulina tabacum isolate GXHZ01 chromosome 5, ASM2559414v2, whole genome shotgun sequence:
- the LOC142545605 gene encoding rac-like GTP-binding protein ARAC7, protein MSASKFIKCVTVGDGAVGKTCMLICYTSNKFPTDYIPTVFDNFSANVAVDGSIVNLGLWDTAGQEDYSRLRPLSYRGADIFVLAFSLISKASYENVLKKWMPELRRFAPNVPIVLVGTKLDLREDRGYLADHMGSNIITNAQGEELRKQIGAAAYIECSSKTQQNVKAVFDTAIKVVLQPPRRKETPRKKRHRNNGCSIVRCIVCCGCVA, encoded by the exons ATGAGTGCCTCAAAGTTTATCAAATGTGTGACAGTGGGAGATGGAGCTGTGGGGAAGACCTGCATGCTCATATGTTACACCAGCAACAAGTTCCCTACT GATTATATTCCAACAGTATTTGACAATTTTAGTGCTAATGTGGCTGTAGATGGCAGCATTGTCAACTTAGGGCTGTGGGATACCGCAG GTCAAGAAGATTATAGCAGGCTGAGGCCGCTGAGTTATAGAGGTGCTGACATTTTTGTATTAGCCTTCTCTTTAATAAGCAAGGCAAGCTATGAAAATGTCCTCAAGAAG TGGATGCCTGAACTTCGTCGATTCGCACCAAATGTTCCAATTGTACTTGTTGGAACTAAGTTAG ATCTTCGGGAAGACAGAGGATATCTAGCCGATCACATGGGATCTAATATCATTACAAATGCCCAA GGGGAAGAACTGAGGAAGCAAATTGGTGCTGCGGCTTACATAGAATGCAGCTCAAAGACTCAGCAG AATGTGAAAGCTGTATTTGATACGGCAATTAAGGTTGTGCTTCAACCTCCTCGGAGAAAGGAAACGCCAAGGAAGAAACGGCACCGGAATAATGGTTGCTCAATTGT AAGGTGTATCGTCTGTTGTGGCTGTGTTGCTTAG